The Mycobacterium sp. 3519A genome contains a region encoding:
- a CDS encoding helix-turn-helix domain-containing protein — MLSLAALISDETLELTLLVPGSSDAAQKEVLWLHNTELPDPSPYIRETELVLTNGLWRSTVDADSFVTSLLRARAAGVIFGLTEQTPTVPTDLVDACKAADLPLASVSITVPFTAITQAAAKIQGEARQEALVGLVRRGNALATSISRGGGADGVIEVLRRDHDLPLLVTDRMGRRLAGTVAHVDADQLRVASDALARRPPPLELELPSAGAACLFLVEGAMGDIDAGLFCLRPYNQLRPTEREALEQAARFLSMEVAKQQALQAIESRFSSELLEMILSGGARAAEVPERLRAFGIDPSGQLAVITLIVGQDRIRPPGSTDEIERFFSDRGIPAVVAAGSRDTVVVFGYKAPDVVGLAEQLVGVLAKRYPGDRTVIGVGEPAANSGALREPLIRSREACHALRRHPSRESRVATFADVSTHRMLLGLHDRGVLRRFADDVLGPLRAHDEQNASELERTLRTFMANDGHWSSTAAELYIHVNTLRNRVSRIADLTGRDVTRLEDRVDLFLALEADALG, encoded by the coding sequence ATGCTGAGCTTGGCGGCGCTGATCAGCGACGAAACCCTCGAGCTGACCCTGCTGGTACCGGGGTCGTCCGACGCCGCGCAGAAAGAGGTGTTGTGGCTGCACAACACCGAGCTTCCCGACCCGTCGCCGTACATCCGGGAAACCGAGTTGGTTCTCACCAACGGTTTGTGGCGGAGCACCGTCGATGCCGACTCATTTGTCACGTCACTGTTGCGGGCCCGTGCCGCCGGTGTCATCTTCGGTTTGACCGAGCAAACCCCTACCGTCCCAACAGATCTCGTCGACGCCTGCAAGGCCGCCGATCTTCCGCTTGCGTCGGTGTCGATCACTGTGCCCTTCACCGCGATCACTCAGGCGGCGGCCAAGATTCAGGGTGAAGCGCGCCAGGAGGCCCTCGTCGGGCTGGTTCGCCGCGGCAACGCGCTCGCGACGTCGATATCTCGCGGCGGCGGCGCCGACGGCGTCATCGAGGTGTTGCGGCGCGACCATGATCTGCCGCTGCTGGTGACCGACCGGATGGGGCGTCGCCTGGCGGGCACCGTGGCGCACGTCGACGCCGACCAACTTCGGGTCGCTTCCGACGCGCTCGCACGCCGACCACCTCCGCTGGAGCTCGAGTTGCCCTCGGCAGGCGCGGCCTGCCTGTTCCTGGTCGAGGGTGCGATGGGTGACATCGACGCTGGTCTGTTCTGCCTGCGGCCGTACAACCAGCTCCGCCCGACCGAGCGTGAAGCGCTCGAACAGGCGGCCCGCTTCCTTAGCATGGAGGTCGCGAAACAACAAGCGCTGCAAGCCATCGAGTCGCGGTTCTCCAGCGAGCTGCTGGAGATGATCCTGTCAGGCGGAGCGCGTGCCGCGGAAGTGCCTGAGCGGTTGCGCGCCTTCGGGATTGATCCGTCCGGTCAACTGGCGGTCATCACGTTGATCGTCGGGCAGGACCGGATCCGTCCGCCGGGTTCGACCGACGAAATCGAACGGTTCTTCTCTGATCGCGGAATCCCGGCCGTGGTCGCCGCGGGCAGCCGCGATACCGTGGTCGTGTTCGGCTACAAGGCGCCCGATGTCGTCGGCTTGGCCGAGCAACTCGTCGGCGTGCTCGCAAAACGCTATCCGGGCGATCGCACCGTCATCGGTGTCGGCGAACCCGCGGCCAACTCCGGCGCGCTTCGCGAACCACTCATCCGATCGCGGGAGGCGTGCCACGCGCTGCGGCGGCACCCGTCACGGGAATCACGCGTCGCCACGTTCGCAGATGTCAGCACTCACCGCATGCTGCTCGGGCTGCACGACCGAGGGGTGTTGCGCCGCTTCGCAGACGACGTCCTCGGCCCGCTGCGAGCGCACGACGAGCAGAACGCGTCCGAACTCGAACGCACGTTGCGTACCTTCATGGCGAACGACGGCCACTGGTCCAGCACCGCCGCCGAGCTCTACATTCACGTGAATACGTTGCGTAACAGGGTCAGTCGAATCGCTGATCTCACCGGACGCGACGTCACCAGACTCGAAGACCGGGTCGACCTCTTCCTGGCCCTGGAGGCCGACGCCCTCGGCTAG
- a CDS encoding thiamine pyrophosphate-dependent enzyme, with protein MAEPIDEYFTTTISALTAQERSPGDVARADEILSLFDAQLGSRHLDLAARWLRSKGKGYYTIGSSGHEGNAAVAAALRPTDPALLHYRSGAFFLARAAQVEGSDPLRDVLLGVVAATEEPIAGGRHKVFGRHDLNIIPQTSTIASHLPRAVGVAFSIARTRKLGVSCAWPGDAVTVCSFGDASVNHSTAVGAINTALHSAYQGVPMPLLFVGEDNGIGISVKTPRRWIEHTYGNRDGLQYFAADGWDVTATLDAAAAAAAWARAHRRPAFLHLRMVRLMGHAGSDYEPAYRKPEEVAADFERDPVLCTALALIDAGVLTPQQALDRYEAKRAEVADIAGEVADLPQLDSAAAVMKPLQDSLDEAAAASPASLVATVRSGEPDAPLTLALAINRALHDILDRYPEAIIFGEDVARKGGVYGVTRGLLGKTSSARVFDTLLDEQSILGLALGGGVSGLLPIPEIQYLAYLHNAADQIRGEGATLQFFSNRQYRNPMVVRVAGYGYQKGFGGHFHNDDSIAAIRDIPGVVIASPARPDDAAAMLHTCAAAAKAAGAVCVYLEPIALYHTRDLYRDGDDGWLAPYPEAGVPIGRARTYGDGTDLTILTFGNGLRMSLRVARKLDVLRIRARVVDLRWLAPLPVGDMMREANATGRVLIVDETRAAGGVGEGVLATLLQQGYAGAVDRVASKDSFIPLGDAALEVLLSEDEIEAAAVKLAR; from the coding sequence TTGGCTGAGCCGATCGATGAGTATTTCACCACGACCATCTCCGCACTCACCGCACAGGAGCGGTCGCCGGGCGATGTTGCGCGCGCGGACGAAATCCTGAGCCTGTTCGACGCGCAACTCGGCAGCAGGCACCTCGATCTGGCTGCTCGGTGGCTGCGGTCAAAAGGCAAGGGCTACTACACCATCGGCTCGTCGGGGCACGAGGGCAACGCGGCAGTCGCCGCGGCGCTTCGTCCGACCGATCCGGCGTTGCTGCATTACCGCTCCGGTGCTTTCTTCCTGGCCCGTGCCGCTCAGGTCGAGGGGTCGGATCCGTTGCGAGACGTGCTGCTCGGCGTGGTGGCGGCCACCGAGGAACCGATTGCGGGCGGCAGGCACAAGGTGTTCGGCCGCCACGACCTGAACATCATTCCGCAGACCTCGACGATTGCGTCGCACCTGCCGCGGGCAGTCGGCGTCGCGTTCTCCATTGCGAGGACAAGGAAACTCGGCGTCTCCTGCGCGTGGCCCGGCGACGCCGTGACAGTGTGCAGCTTCGGTGACGCCTCGGTGAACCACTCGACCGCGGTCGGAGCCATCAACACCGCACTGCATTCGGCGTATCAAGGGGTGCCGATGCCGCTGCTGTTCGTCGGCGAGGACAACGGCATTGGGATCAGCGTCAAGACACCTCGGCGGTGGATCGAGCACACCTACGGAAACCGCGACGGGCTACAGTATTTCGCCGCCGACGGGTGGGATGTGACGGCGACGCTCGACGCCGCGGCTGCGGCCGCCGCCTGGGCACGCGCCCACCGCCGCCCCGCTTTCCTGCATTTGCGGATGGTGCGGCTGATGGGTCATGCAGGCTCCGACTACGAACCGGCCTACCGCAAGCCCGAGGAGGTGGCCGCTGACTTCGAGCGAGATCCGGTGCTGTGCACCGCGTTGGCTTTGATCGATGCCGGGGTGCTGACGCCGCAGCAGGCGCTCGACCGCTACGAAGCCAAACGGGCCGAGGTGGCCGACATCGCCGGCGAGGTCGCGGACCTGCCCCAGCTCGACAGCGCGGCGGCGGTGATGAAGCCGCTGCAGGACAGCCTCGACGAGGCCGCGGCCGCGTCGCCTGCCTCACTGGTGGCGACGGTGCGCTCAGGTGAGCCGGATGCGCCGCTGACCCTTGCGTTGGCGATAAACCGTGCGCTGCACGACATCCTGGACCGCTATCCGGAGGCGATCATCTTCGGCGAGGACGTCGCCCGTAAGGGCGGGGTGTACGGGGTGACGCGCGGACTTCTCGGCAAGACGAGTTCCGCGCGGGTGTTCGACACGCTCCTCGACGAACAGTCCATCCTCGGCCTCGCGCTGGGCGGCGGGGTGTCAGGGCTGCTGCCGATCCCGGAGATCCAATACCTCGCCTACCTACACAACGCCGCCGACCAGATACGCGGCGAAGGTGCGACGCTGCAATTCTTTTCCAATCGGCAGTACCGCAACCCGATGGTGGTGCGGGTGGCCGGCTACGGATATCAGAAGGGATTCGGCGGGCACTTCCACAACGACGACTCCATCGCGGCGATCCGTGACATCCCCGGTGTGGTCATCGCGTCACCGGCGCGCCCCGACGACGCCGCGGCGATGCTGCACACCTGTGCCGCTGCGGCGAAGGCGGCCGGTGCGGTGTGCGTCTACCTCGAACCGATCGCGCTGTACCACACCAGGGATTTGTATCGAGACGGTGACGACGGATGGCTCGCGCCGTATCCCGAGGCGGGGGTGCCGATCGGCCGCGCCCGCACCTACGGCGACGGCACGGACCTGACGATCCTGACGTTCGGCAACGGGTTGCGGATGAGCCTGCGGGTGGCACGCAAGCTGGACGTGCTGCGCATCCGCGCGAGGGTCGTCGACCTGCGGTGGCTGGCGCCGCTGCCGGTCGGCGACATGATGCGCGAGGCCAACGCCACCGGGCGGGTGCTGATCGTCGACGAGACCCGCGCGGCCGGCGGCGTCGGCGAAGGTGTGCTGGCGACGTTGCTGCAACAGGGCTATGCCGGTGCTGTCGACCGGGTGGCCAGCAAGGACAGCTTCATTCCGTTGGGCGACGCGGCCCTTGAGGTGTTGCTGTCAGAGGACGAAATCGAGGCTGCGGCGGTCAAATTGGCCCGCTAA
- a CDS encoding amidase family protein has protein sequence MTTAEERCEQALLRSRDPAVRSAMIMVTAERARADAATSDHYRCARSDLDGVPITWKDVFDVEGTVTTAGSASRRAHPVAARDSRLVRRGRDLGLVCVGKTNLSEFAFSGLGVNEHFGTPLNPNDAALVPGGSSAGAAVTVAAGVVPLAVGTDTSGSVRVPAAFCGCVGFRASKHRYGPHDFVPLSPTLDCVGILADTVERVAALDRLLAVAPRNDIGHAQMRAVVPAGEWVDECATGVRQSFDAAVDVLRDNGFAIDTAPLTSLSEAQRLMDAHGTIVGADAYANYGRIAAELSSATRRRLAQNAATSTTVTAVRSGMTSLRRLFSAELAGAVLLCPTVRHEPPRLDEVLGSNDRYDARNASTLRTTMVTSYLGMCSISLPLSGPDGRSTVGLMASLPHGEDDRLLAVAAAITERLG, from the coding sequence ATGACGACGGCGGAAGAGCGCTGCGAGCAAGCATTGCTGCGGTCGCGCGATCCTGCCGTGCGCTCGGCCATGATCATGGTCACCGCCGAACGCGCCCGCGCCGACGCCGCGACCAGCGATCACTACCGCTGCGCCCGAAGCGATTTGGATGGCGTGCCGATCACATGGAAGGACGTGTTCGACGTCGAGGGCACCGTCACCACGGCCGGATCCGCGTCCCGCCGCGCCCACCCGGTTGCGGCACGGGACAGCAGGTTGGTGCGACGCGGACGCGACCTCGGCCTGGTCTGCGTCGGGAAAACCAACCTGAGCGAGTTCGCATTCTCCGGCCTCGGTGTCAACGAGCACTTCGGCACGCCGCTCAACCCCAACGACGCGGCGCTGGTACCTGGTGGCTCCTCGGCGGGCGCGGCGGTGACCGTTGCGGCAGGCGTGGTTCCGCTCGCGGTCGGCACCGATACGTCCGGGTCGGTTCGAGTGCCGGCAGCGTTCTGCGGTTGCGTGGGGTTCCGGGCGAGTAAACATCGGTACGGCCCCCACGATTTCGTGCCGCTGTCCCCAACGCTGGACTGTGTCGGGATCCTGGCCGATACGGTCGAGCGCGTTGCGGCGCTGGATCGACTGCTTGCCGTAGCGCCGCGTAACGACATCGGGCACGCCCAGATGCGCGCCGTCGTACCTGCCGGCGAATGGGTCGACGAATGCGCCACCGGCGTACGACAATCGTTCGACGCCGCCGTCGACGTGTTGCGCGACAACGGATTCGCCATCGACACCGCGCCGCTGACGAGCCTCTCAGAGGCCCAACGACTCATGGACGCGCACGGCACCATCGTCGGCGCGGACGCATACGCGAACTACGGCCGCATCGCCGCCGAGCTTTCGTCGGCGACCAGGCGCCGACTCGCGCAAAACGCCGCCACCTCGACAACGGTGACCGCGGTCCGCTCGGGGATGACGTCACTGCGTCGGTTGTTCAGTGCCGAACTCGCAGGCGCTGTCCTGCTCTGCCCGACCGTGCGTCATGAACCGCCGCGACTCGACGAGGTGCTCGGCTCGAACGACCGCTACGACGCCCGCAATGCGAGCACCCTGCGGACCACCATGGTGACGAGCTACCTGGGTATGTGCAGCATCAGCCTGCCGCTGTCCGGACCCGACGGGCGATCCACCGTCGGGTTGATGGCCTCGCTGCCACACGGTGAGGACGACCGTCTGTTGGCCGTAGCGGCCGCCATCACCGAACGCCTCGGCTAA
- a CDS encoding flavin reductase family protein has protein sequence MPLDELYLDARDVTAAKAFGLLKASVVPRPIAWTSTVSADGVNNLAPFSFFTVVSSEPPMVLLSLEYLDGGVLKDSAANIEATGEFVVNIAPSAQATAVDLTSESFDADVDEFALAGLTAVASRRVRPCRVAEAPISLECRLHSTSQPGTDRLVVGEVLAFHVARRVLGQDGRIDVALVDPLGRIAAQFARISPLPNR, from the coding sequence ATGCCCCTTGACGAGCTCTACCTCGACGCCCGTGACGTCACCGCGGCTAAGGCCTTCGGCCTGCTGAAAGCCAGCGTTGTCCCGCGACCCATCGCATGGACCTCGACGGTGAGCGCCGACGGCGTGAACAACCTCGCCCCGTTCAGCTTCTTCACCGTGGTCTCCTCCGAGCCGCCGATGGTGCTGCTCAGCCTCGAGTACCTCGACGGCGGCGTGCTGAAGGACAGCGCTGCCAACATCGAGGCCACCGGCGAGTTCGTCGTCAACATCGCCCCGTCGGCACAGGCCACCGCCGTAGATCTGACCAGTGAGTCGTTCGACGCGGATGTCGACGAGTTCGCGCTCGCCGGCCTCACCGCCGTCGCATCCCGGCGCGTCCGACCCTGCCGTGTCGCCGAAGCGCCGATCAGCCTGGAATGCCGTCTGCACAGCACATCTCAGCCCGGCACCGACCGGCTGGTCGTCGGCGAAGTCCTGGCATTCCACGTCGCACGCCGCGTCCTGGGACAAGACGGTCGCATCGACGTCGCGTTGGTGGATCCGCTTGGCCGGATAGCGGCCCAGTTCGCTCGTATCAGTCCGTTGCCCAACCGATAG
- a CDS encoding arginase family protein, with translation MADIELIGVPFDGYGRPGHQARAAQALRAAGLRDAFDHHHVIDDDDLVLPGPDPARGEATSLINERALLAMTDALNRKVSEVVNAGRFPFVYGGDCSTLLGIVTGLRDHVGDVGLVFIDGHEDTMPLDVSEDGEAANAEIGLLLGLTGRLLAGELGDRLPALRPEQLVILGPRDDDWRRQFNVGSLADSDVWLAPLAEVADDPVAAGRQAIAQLSNRVDKWWLHIDLDVLDPVEFTAQGLPDVDDEPGGLTWDQLTDLVSALFTGSALCVGGSLAIYDPDQDPDGSGASQIVSFIRNVLVRPTISP, from the coding sequence GTGGCCGATATCGAACTGATCGGAGTGCCGTTCGACGGTTACGGGCGGCCCGGTCATCAGGCGCGCGCAGCCCAGGCGCTGCGTGCGGCGGGGCTTCGCGACGCCTTCGACCACCACCATGTCATCGACGACGACGACCTCGTGCTGCCCGGCCCGGATCCGGCCCGCGGCGAGGCGACCAGCCTGATCAACGAACGCGCGCTGCTCGCCATGACCGATGCCCTCAACCGCAAGGTCTCCGAAGTGGTGAACGCGGGCCGGTTCCCGTTCGTCTACGGCGGCGACTGTTCGACGCTGCTGGGGATCGTGACAGGCCTGCGCGATCACGTCGGCGACGTCGGCCTGGTGTTCATCGACGGCCACGAAGACACCATGCCGCTGGATGTTTCGGAGGACGGCGAAGCGGCCAACGCCGAAATCGGGCTGCTGCTGGGGCTGACCGGTCGGCTGCTCGCCGGTGAACTCGGCGACCGGCTACCCGCACTGCGGCCCGAGCAGTTGGTCATCCTGGGCCCACGCGACGACGACTGGCGACGACAGTTCAACGTCGGCAGTCTCGCGGATTCGGACGTGTGGCTGGCCCCTCTGGCCGAGGTCGCCGACGATCCAGTCGCGGCGGGTCGCCAGGCGATCGCGCAGTTGTCGAACCGCGTCGACAAGTGGTGGCTGCACATCGACCTCGACGTGCTCGATCCCGTCGAGTTCACAGCGCAGGGTTTGCCGGACGTCGACGACGAACCCGGCGGCCTGACCTGGGATCAGCTCACCGACCTGGTCTCGGCGCTGTTCACCGGGTCCGCGCTATGCGTGGGCGGCAGCCTCGCGATCTACGATCCCGACCAGGACCCCGACGGTTCGGGTGCGTCGCAGATCGTGTCGTTCATCCGGAATGTGTTGGTACGCCCGACGATTAGTCCCTAG
- a CDS encoding GNAT family N-acetyltransferase, translating to MSGTSIRRATAADMAAVAQLIADAYVKYVERIGRTPAPMTTDYAAVLDTARVWALEDDGAVVGALVTEDRGDHLLLEMIAVAPGAQGSGYGKLLLDRAERDAAELGRPEVRLYTNEAMTENLTFYPRHGYRETGRGVEDGFRRVYFAKTVRRC from the coding sequence ATGAGTGGGACGTCGATACGGCGAGCCACCGCGGCCGACATGGCGGCCGTTGCACAACTGATCGCCGACGCGTACGTCAAGTACGTCGAGCGCATCGGCAGGACGCCGGCACCGATGACCACCGACTACGCCGCGGTTCTCGACACGGCGCGGGTGTGGGCGCTCGAAGACGACGGCGCCGTTGTCGGTGCACTCGTGACCGAAGACCGCGGCGACCACCTGTTGCTGGAGATGATCGCCGTGGCGCCGGGTGCCCAGGGCAGCGGCTACGGCAAGCTGCTGCTCGACCGCGCCGAACGCGACGCCGCCGAACTAGGGCGGCCGGAGGTGCGGTTGTACACCAACGAGGCGATGACCGAGAACCTCACGTTCTATCCGCGCCACGGCTATCGGGAAACGGGCCGCGGCGTCGAGGACGGGTTTCGGCGGGTCTACTTCGCAAAGACAGTGCGCCGATGCTGA
- a CDS encoding DUF1989 domain-containing protein yields the protein MEMTNSTNGRTVVPASEGRAVALRAGQQVRVVDVEGGQVGDVFAFAADAPAEHLSASHTRTHTSRLFPRIGEGFVTNLRRPILTLVDDTSPGVHDMLIAACDPQRYAGLGAPGHASCADNLRTALADIGLHTDVVPQPVNVFMAIPVAADGALNWLPAASRPGDAITFAAAMDCVFVLSACPQDLNTINGAHPTAMEIEIL from the coding sequence ATGGAGATGACGAACAGCACCAACGGCCGGACCGTGGTACCGGCGAGCGAGGGCCGCGCGGTAGCCCTGCGCGCAGGTCAACAGGTCCGCGTGGTCGACGTCGAGGGCGGACAGGTCGGCGATGTCTTCGCGTTCGCCGCCGACGCTCCCGCCGAGCATCTCAGCGCCTCGCACACCCGCACCCATACGAGTCGACTCTTTCCACGCATCGGGGAAGGGTTCGTGACCAATCTGCGCAGGCCCATCCTCACGCTGGTCGACGACACCTCACCAGGCGTGCATGACATGTTGATCGCGGCGTGCGATCCGCAACGCTACGCGGGTCTCGGCGCGCCGGGACACGCCTCGTGTGCGGACAACCTGCGAACTGCGCTGGCGGACATCGGGTTACACACCGACGTCGTTCCGCAGCCTGTCAATGTCTTCATGGCCATCCCGGTGGCGGCGGACGGCGCGCTGAACTGGTTGCCTGCCGCCAGCCGGCCAGGGGACGCGATCACCTTCGCCGCCGCGATGGACTGCGTATTCGTTCTCTCGGCATGCCCACAAGACCTCAACACCATCAACGGTGCGCATCCAACTGCAATGGAGATCGAGATCCTATGA
- a CDS encoding MFS transporter, whose product MASTSLIDDSPLTGFHKRLTFFSAGGPFLDGYALTIIGIALVTMKPQLALGTVDVGLIGAAALVGIFIGGLVFGYVTDRVGRKVMYVADLSALVIVSVLSAFAAEAWQLVVLRFLLGVAIGADYPIASSLLAEFIPSRYRGRLLGSLFVVWAGGAAAAAAVGWALCALGPGAWRWMLASPAVFGIITLLMRAGTPESPRWLLSKGRTAEAQQVCQRVWGPSASIADLPDEQAPTRYATIFRGTYLRRVVFVGVFFTAHVIPLFAIYTFGPDIIGEIGIGHDNIYLAELIISALFLVGGIPGLLLVDKIGRKPLLIWTFVVMSAAFTLMAVVPGAPAGVLFAALAVYAITSGACNFIEIIYPNELFPTAVRATATGTVVAISRVGSAVSTFVLPMVLTGSGLPGVMWLLAGVNIVGLAVTVLLGEETRGRSLSETSAPAPSAAVAGTLLADELPR is encoded by the coding sequence ATGGCGAGCACCTCGTTGATCGACGACAGCCCCCTCACCGGATTCCACAAACGTTTGACGTTCTTCTCCGCGGGCGGTCCATTCCTGGACGGTTACGCCCTGACCATCATCGGGATCGCGCTGGTCACGATGAAGCCTCAATTGGCGCTCGGCACAGTCGATGTGGGGCTGATCGGCGCCGCGGCGCTGGTGGGCATCTTCATCGGAGGACTTGTCTTCGGCTACGTCACCGACCGGGTGGGCCGCAAGGTCATGTATGTCGCTGATCTGTCCGCGTTGGTGATCGTTTCGGTTCTGTCGGCTTTCGCCGCCGAGGCGTGGCAACTGGTGGTGTTGCGGTTCCTGCTCGGAGTTGCCATCGGCGCCGACTATCCGATCGCCAGTTCGCTGCTGGCCGAGTTCATTCCCAGCAGATACCGCGGCCGGCTGCTGGGCTCGTTGTTCGTGGTGTGGGCGGGCGGCGCCGCCGCGGCGGCAGCAGTCGGGTGGGCGCTCTGCGCACTGGGACCCGGCGCGTGGCGGTGGATGCTCGCAAGCCCAGCGGTGTTCGGCATCATCACCCTGTTGATGCGCGCGGGCACGCCGGAGTCGCCGCGGTGGCTGCTGAGCAAGGGCAGAACAGCGGAAGCACAGCAGGTATGTCAACGTGTTTGGGGCCCGTCGGCCAGCATCGCCGACCTCCCCGACGAACAGGCGCCGACGCGCTACGCGACGATCTTTCGGGGCACCTATCTACGCCGCGTCGTCTTTGTCGGAGTGTTTTTCACCGCACATGTCATACCGCTGTTCGCGATCTACACGTTCGGCCCGGACATCATCGGCGAAATCGGCATCGGTCACGACAACATCTACCTGGCCGAGTTGATCATCAGCGCGCTGTTCCTGGTCGGCGGGATCCCCGGCCTCCTGCTCGTCGACAAGATCGGCCGCAAGCCCCTGCTGATCTGGACCTTCGTGGTCATGAGCGCGGCGTTCACCCTGATGGCCGTCGTTCCCGGCGCACCCGCCGGCGTGCTGTTCGCGGCGCTTGCCGTGTACGCAATCACCTCCGGCGCATGCAATTTCATCGAGATCATCTATCCCAACGAGCTGTTCCCGACGGCCGTTCGCGCCACCGCGACCGGCACCGTGGTCGCGATCAGCCGTGTCGGATCCGCGGTGAGTACATTTGTGCTGCCGATGGTGTTGACAGGAAGCGGCCTACCCGGGGTGATGTGGTTGCTCGCAGGCGTGAACATCGTCGGCCTCGCGGTGACCGTGTTGCTCGGCGAAGAGACCCGCGGACGCTCCCTGTCCGAGACGTCCGCTCCGGCGCCAAGCGCGGCGGTCGCGGGCACGCTGCTCGCCGACGAGCTGCCGCGATGA
- a CDS encoding HAD-IIA family hydrolase has translation MRSTPKCWLTDMDGVLVREEHALPGAAEFLQRLVERERPFLVLTNNSIFTPRDLSARLKRSGLTVPEESIWTSGLATAAFLDAQQPGGSAYVIGEAGLTTPLHQVGYTLTDIEPDYVVLGETRTYSFTAITKAIRLVLGGARFIATNPDVTGPSTEGPLPATGSVAAMITKATGREPYFVGKPNPMMFRSALNRIEAHSESTMMIGDRMDTDVVAGIEAGLDTILVLTGSTTVADIERYPFRPGRVLDSIADCIELV, from the coding sequence GTGCGCTCAACGCCGAAGTGCTGGCTCACCGACATGGACGGCGTGCTCGTCCGCGAAGAACACGCCCTTCCCGGCGCCGCCGAGTTCTTGCAGCGCCTGGTCGAGCGGGAGCGGCCGTTTCTCGTCCTCACCAACAACTCGATCTTCACGCCGCGCGACCTGTCCGCCCGGCTGAAGCGCTCCGGGCTGACGGTGCCCGAGGAGTCGATCTGGACCTCCGGCCTGGCCACCGCGGCGTTTCTCGACGCCCAACAGCCGGGCGGGTCGGCCTACGTGATCGGCGAGGCCGGGCTCACCACTCCGCTGCACCAGGTGGGCTACACGCTGACCGACATCGAACCCGACTACGTCGTGCTCGGCGAGACGCGGACGTACTCCTTCACCGCGATCACCAAGGCGATCCGGCTGGTCCTCGGCGGCGCGCGGTTCATCGCCACGAACCCCGACGTCACCGGGCCGTCCACAGAGGGGCCGCTGCCCGCCACCGGTTCGGTGGCCGCGATGATCACCAAGGCCACCGGCCGCGAGCCGTACTTCGTCGGCAAGCCGAACCCGATGATGTTCCGCAGCGCGCTCAACCGCATCGAGGCGCACTCCGAGAGCACCATGATGATCGGCGACCGGATGGACACCGACGTCGTCGCCGGAATCGAAGCTGGCCTGGACACGATCCTGGTGCTCACCGGATCGACCACCGTCGCCGACATCGAGCGCTATCCGTTCCGGCCCGGTCGGGTGCTGGACTCGATCGCCGACTGCATCGAACTGGTTTGA
- a CDS encoding NADH:flavin oxidoreductase encodes MKTTATQTHSALSAYRIGHLQLTNRLAVAPMTRVSAAPGGTPTAEMAQYYREFAVGGFGLVISEGTYTDIAHSQGYLNQPGLATDRHIGGWRTVTEAVHAAGTPIIAQLMHAGALSQGNPYSTETIAPSAVVPTGQMLEEYGGAGRWPLPREMTATDIDSVASGFAAAAQRAQSAGFDGVEVHAANGYLLDQFLTLYTNTRTDSYGGNLANRLRLTARIVAEIRRRTGRDFVTGVRLSQTKVNDVSYRWPGGADDAREIFSTVAEAGADYLHIASEGRNFIDTARFPDGRTITAVARQATGLPVIANGGMHALEQAAEVLDGGHADVLSIGRGALANPDLPNRMANGLPFDEFDHAMLTPMATISNVRAWRAGR; translated from the coding sequence ATGAAAACCACTGCCACTCAAACACATTCCGCCCTCTCGGCGTACCGGATCGGGCACCTGCAGCTGACCAATCGGTTGGCGGTGGCGCCGATGACCCGCGTCTCGGCGGCGCCCGGCGGCACACCGACCGCCGAGATGGCGCAGTACTACCGCGAATTCGCCGTCGGCGGGTTCGGCCTCGTCATCAGCGAGGGTACATACACAGACATCGCCCATAGCCAGGGCTATCTGAATCAGCCGGGCCTGGCCACCGATCGGCACATCGGCGGGTGGCGCACGGTCACCGAGGCGGTGCACGCGGCGGGCACCCCGATTATCGCCCAGCTCATGCACGCCGGGGCGCTCTCCCAAGGGAATCCGTATTCGACGGAAACGATTGCTCCGTCAGCCGTGGTGCCGACCGGACAGATGCTCGAGGAGTACGGGGGAGCGGGGCGGTGGCCGCTTCCGCGTGAAATGACCGCAACCGACATCGATTCGGTCGCCAGCGGGTTTGCAGCCGCGGCGCAACGGGCGCAGTCGGCGGGGTTCGACGGCGTGGAGGTGCACGCCGCCAACGGATACCTGCTCGACCAGTTCCTGACGCTGTACACGAACACGAGAACCGATTCGTACGGCGGCAACCTGGCGAACCGGCTTCGGTTGACGGCGCGCATCGTGGCCGAGATCCGCCGCCGAACCGGCCGTGACTTCGTGACCGGGGTGCGGCTGTCGCAGACCAAGGTCAACGACGTGAGCTACCGGTGGCCCGGCGGCGCCGACGACGCGCGGGAGATATTCTCGACGGTCGCCGAAGCCGGTGCCGATTATCTCCACATCGCCAGTGAGGGACGGAATTTCATCGACACCGCCCGCTTCCCCGACGGGCGCACCATCACCGCGGTGGCCAGGCAGGCGACCGGGCTACCGGTGATCGCCAACGGCGGTATGCACGCCCTCGAGCAGGCCGCCGAGGTGCTCGACGGCGGCCACGCTGACGTGCTTTCGATCGGGCGCGGCGCGTTGGCGAACCCCGATCTGCCCAACCGGATGGCCAACGGGCTCCCGTTCGACGAGTTCGACCACGCGATGCTCACGCCGATGGCCACCATCTCGAACGTGCGGGCCTGGCGCGCCGGACGCTGA